From Culicoidibacter larvae, a single genomic window includes:
- a CDS encoding glycoside hydrolase family 13 protein has translation MEKKWWHHSVVYQIYPRSFYDSNNDGIGDLQGIIQKLDYIESLGADVIWLSPVYASPNDDNGYDIADYYQIMDEFGTMADMDELIAQAKQRNIKIVMDIVANHTSDEHQWFVEARKSKDNPYHDYYVWAKTPNNLRSIFSGSAWQYDEHLGEYYLHLFSKKQPDLNWTNPRVRQDIADMIIFWLEKGIGGFRFDVIDLIGKIPEQEITENGPKLHEYIKELNQKSFGRYDVLTVGETWGATIEIGEQYSNPKNNELSMIFQFEHILLDQQVDGEKWDLAPLDFIKLKQVLSKWQTELYGIGWNSLFWNNHDTPRAVSRFANDQQHRVEAAKLLATITHGMWGTPYIYQGEEIGMTNVRFDSLASYRDVETLNMYNERIKKGYSHETIMESIYTKGRDNARTPMQWNGSAYGGFSTTAPWINVNPNYETINVEQALADPNSIFNYYQQLIQLRKANDWVVYGTYRLILENDKNIFAYIRAYQEQEYLVYGNFSAQNVRFDIEELATVRREDIILSNYNETQLEQKMLQPFEAGIIKLVN, from the coding sequence ATTGAAAAGAAATGGTGGCATCATTCAGTAGTGTACCAAATTTATCCACGCAGTTTTTATGATAGTAATAATGATGGCATCGGTGACTTGCAAGGAATTATTCAAAAGTTAGACTACATAGAAAGTCTAGGCGCAGATGTCATTTGGCTTTCGCCTGTCTATGCGTCACCTAATGATGACAACGGTTATGATATCGCCGACTACTATCAGATTATGGATGAATTTGGAACAATGGCAGATATGGACGAATTAATTGCTCAGGCAAAGCAACGAAATATTAAAATTGTTATGGACATTGTTGCGAATCACACCAGTGATGAGCATCAATGGTTTGTTGAAGCTCGTAAGTCAAAAGATAATCCATATCATGATTATTATGTTTGGGCGAAAACACCCAATAATCTACGTTCTATTTTTAGCGGGAGTGCATGGCAATATGACGAACATTTAGGAGAATACTACTTACATCTATTCAGTAAAAAACAGCCAGACCTAAACTGGACTAACCCTCGTGTGCGTCAAGATATTGCCGATATGATTATTTTTTGGTTGGAAAAAGGTATTGGCGGCTTCCGTTTTGATGTTATTGATTTAATAGGGAAAATACCTGAGCAAGAAATCACTGAAAATGGACCCAAATTACATGAATATATAAAAGAGCTTAATCAAAAAAGTTTTGGTCGCTATGATGTTTTAACCGTTGGTGAAACTTGGGGGGCAACTATTGAAATTGGCGAGCAATATAGTAATCCTAAAAATAATGAGCTTAGTATGATATTTCAATTTGAACATATCTTATTGGATCAGCAAGTTGATGGTGAGAAGTGGGATTTAGCACCGCTGGATTTTATAAAGCTGAAACAAGTGTTAAGCAAGTGGCAAACAGAACTATATGGAATTGGCTGGAACAGTTTGTTCTGGAATAATCATGACACGCCTCGTGCGGTTTCGCGCTTTGCTAACGACCAGCAACATCGTGTTGAGGCAGCTAAATTATTAGCAACGATTACTCATGGTATGTGGGGAACGCCATATATCTATCAAGGGGAAGAAATCGGTATGACTAATGTACGTTTTGATAGTTTAGCATCATACCGTGATGTTGAGACACTTAACATGTACAATGAACGAATCAAAAAAGGTTACAGTCATGAAACAATTATGGAGTCAATTTATACTAAGGGTCGCGATAATGCACGGACGCCAATGCAATGGAACGGCAGTGCGTATGGTGGATTTTCAACCACTGCGCCGTGGATCAATGTCAATCCTAATTATGAAACCATTAATGTTGAACAAGCACTGGCTGATCCGAATTCAATTTTTAATTATTATCAGCAGCTGATCCAATTACGGAAAGCTAATGATTGGGTTGTGTATGGAACGTACCGTTTAATTTTGGAAAATGATAAGAATATTTTTGCTTATATTCGTGCTTACCAAGAACAAGAATACTTAGTTTATGGGAATTTTAGTGCTCAGAATGTTAGGTTTGATATTGAGGAGTTAGCTACAGTTCGACGTGAGGATATTATTTTAAGTAATTACAATGAAACGCAACTAGAACAAAAAATGCTGCAGCCGTTTGAGGCGGGCATTATCAAATTAGTAAACTAG
- a CDS encoding carbohydrate ABC transporter permease has protein sequence MKLWKRISLGITGLLIALLFIMPFYILVVNSLKTPREIAENVLGWPAIAQFSNYVTAFIKMNFFSAFVNSLLISIISIGLIIFVSSMAAYALVRNKTRASKLVLLLFVAAMIIPFQAVMLPLLGVLKTTFMLNRVGLVIAYVGFGGSLAIFLYHGFIKGIPVDLDEAATIDGCSKFQIFTKIIFPLLKPMHVTVAVLNLIWIWNDFLLPSLIVNKEGEKTLPLQLYYFFGEFSKQWHLALAALTLSVIPIIIFYFFMQKHIIKGVTDGAVK, from the coding sequence ATGAAACTATGGAAACGAATTAGTTTGGGTATCACTGGCTTATTGATTGCCTTATTATTCATAATGCCATTTTATATATTGGTGGTTAACTCATTAAAAACACCAAGAGAAATCGCTGAAAACGTCCTTGGCTGGCCGGCGATAGCACAATTTAGCAACTATGTTACAGCATTTATTAAAATGAATTTCTTTTCTGCATTTGTTAACTCATTGCTTATCTCAATCATAAGTATTGGCTTGATCATTTTTGTTTCTTCTATGGCGGCATATGCTTTAGTTCGAAATAAGACAAGAGCCAGTAAATTAGTTTTGCTATTATTTGTCGCAGCAATGATTATTCCCTTTCAGGCAGTTATGTTACCGCTTTTGGGAGTACTTAAGACAACCTTTATGCTCAATCGGGTTGGATTGGTAATAGCCTATGTTGGTTTTGGCGGCAGTCTGGCAATATTCTTATATCATGGTTTTATAAAGGGGATTCCGGTAGACTTGGATGAAGCTGCAACCATTGATGGTTGTTCAAAGTTTCAGATATTTACCAAAATTATCTTTCCATTGCTAAAACCAATGCATGTCACTGTTGCAGTGTTAAATCTTATCTGGATATGGAATGATTTCCTGTTACCATCGTTGATTGTAAACAAGGAAGGTGAAAAGACATTACCATTGCAGTTATACTATTTCTTTGGGGAATTCTCTAAGCAGTGGCATCTGGCGCTGGCAGCATTAACATTGTCAGTTATTCCGATAATCATTTTCTACTTTTTTATGCAGAAACATATTATTAAAGGGGTTACAGATGGAGCTGTTAAATAA
- a CDS encoding carbohydrate ABC transporter permease: MKKKKNISFWLFLAPALISFALIVIVPLIIGIYYSFTDWNGIGVPNFIGITNYAKALGDEDILAALLGTSATPGFWSAFFFTVKFTVVSVIVLNALGLGLALLVTQKMKTSSFLRTIFFMPNLIGGLILGFIWQFIFINIFSAIGSATGLTFFNSWLTDQHTGFWAMVILFSWQMAGYLMIIYIAALQNVPEDIIEAAKVDGASSVKRFRYIVVPMIMPAFTVSLFLALANSFKMFDQNLALTNGQAGTEMLALNIYKTAFTFNNFGQAQAKAVIFFILVAIITLIQVSLTKDKEVEV, translated from the coding sequence ATGAAAAAGAAAAAGAATATAAGTTTTTGGTTATTTCTCGCACCGGCATTGATATCATTCGCACTTATCGTGATTGTTCCGCTTATTATCGGTATCTATTACTCATTTACTGACTGGAACGGAATCGGTGTGCCAAATTTTATCGGTATTACTAACTATGCAAAAGCGTTGGGAGATGAAGATATTCTAGCCGCATTGCTTGGTACGAGTGCGACACCAGGGTTTTGGAGTGCATTCTTCTTTACTGTTAAATTTACCGTTGTATCAGTTATTGTGCTTAATGCATTAGGACTCGGTCTGGCATTGTTAGTTACCCAAAAGATGAAAACAAGCAGCTTTTTGCGGACAATCTTTTTTATGCCAAACCTTATTGGCGGTTTAATCTTAGGGTTTATCTGGCAATTTATTTTTATAAATATTTTCAGTGCTATCGGCAGCGCGACCGGACTAACGTTTTTTAATAGTTGGCTAACAGATCAACATACCGGATTCTGGGCAATGGTTATTTTATTTAGCTGGCAGATGGCCGGATATTTAATGATTATCTACATTGCTGCCTTGCAAAATGTTCCTGAAGATATTATTGAGGCGGCAAAGGTTGATGGTGCTTCAAGCGTAAAACGTTTCCGTTATATTGTTGTACCGATGATTATGCCAGCATTTACAGTTAGTTTATTTTTAGCATTGGCAAACTCATTTAAGATGTTTGATCAGAACCTGGCATTAACCAATGGTCAGGCCGGAACAGAAATGTTAGCTCTGAATATATATAAAACGGCCTTTACTTTCAATAACTTTGGGCAAGCGCAGGCTAAAGCAGTTATATTCTTTATTTTAGTTGCAATCATAACGCTTATTCAGGTGAGCTTAACGAAAGATAAGGAGGTTGAAGTCTGA
- a CDS encoding ABC transporter substrate-binding protein: MKKVMAILATFVLAVAGLAACGNSDEVEVTIFQFKVENKEGLEKAATAYMANNPNVKITIETVGGGQDYGAALRSKFQSGAEPTIFNIGGPQDVEDWQAYLEDLSDQPWIPEVYDGLLGAVTSESKVYGMPFNQEGYGLIYNKTIFEKAGIDATTITDYASLEAAVKTLDSKKEELGIDGVFIVPGKETWSTGLHGTNTALSPEFGSATDAYNSKTVEFTYSEGLQAYMDLQRNYANKTGKDINVVDYKEQVESGFALGKAAMIQQGNWVYGDIEKIDPEVAKNVGFLPIPIKGTGKEDSIFVGVPMYWSVNTNKNDAEKAAAKDFLNWLYTSDEGKTIVVEDLQFIPAIKGYDKVPDNPLAQDIVAYSEAGKTQPWVFMGYPSGWGMENIGVELQKYFAGEQSWDDVIQHSKDAWAKARE; the protein is encoded by the coding sequence ATGAAAAAGGTCATGGCAATTTTAGCAACATTTGTGCTTGCAGTAGCAGGACTTGCCGCTTGCGGTAACTCAGATGAAGTGGAAGTAACGATTTTTCAATTTAAGGTTGAAAATAAAGAAGGTTTGGAAAAAGCAGCCACAGCTTACATGGCTAATAATCCAAATGTAAAGATTACTATTGAAACTGTGGGCGGCGGACAAGACTATGGCGCAGCATTGCGTTCTAAGTTCCAATCTGGTGCAGAACCAACAATTTTTAATATCGGCGGCCCTCAAGATGTTGAAGACTGGCAAGCATATTTAGAAGATTTGTCTGATCAGCCTTGGATTCCGGAAGTATATGATGGATTACTTGGAGCAGTTACAAGCGAAAGCAAAGTTTATGGTATGCCTTTCAATCAAGAAGGTTACGGATTAATCTATAATAAAACAATTTTCGAAAAAGCGGGAATTGATGCAACAACAATTACTGATTATGCGAGTTTAGAAGCAGCAGTAAAAACTTTAGACAGTAAAAAAGAAGAATTAGGTATTGATGGTGTATTTATTGTTCCGGGAAAAGAAACCTGGTCAACTGGATTACACGGAACTAATACAGCGCTCTCACCTGAATTCGGTTCAGCAACTGATGCTTATAATTCTAAAACAGTAGAATTTACTTATAGCGAAGGTTTACAAGCATATATGGATTTACAAAGAAATTATGCTAATAAAACCGGAAAAGATATTAATGTAGTAGATTATAAAGAACAAGTAGAATCAGGATTTGCTTTAGGTAAAGCAGCAATGATTCAACAAGGAAACTGGGTTTATGGAGATATTGAAAAAATTGATCCGGAAGTAGCAAAAAATGTTGGCTTCTTGCCAATTCCAATTAAAGGAACCGGAAAAGAAGATAGTATTTTTGTTGGGGTACCAATGTATTGGTCAGTAAACACAAATAAAAATGATGCTGAAAAAGCAGCAGCAAAAGATTTCTTAAACTGGCTTTATACAAGCGATGAAGGTAAAACGATAGTAGTAGAAGATTTACAATTTATTCCAGCTATCAAGGGATATGACAAAGTGCCTGATAATCCTTTAGCACAAGATATTGTTGCTTATTCAGAAGCAGGAAAAACGCAACCTTGGGTATTTATGGGCTATCCATCAGGATGGGGTATGGAAAATATTGGCGTTGAATTACAAAAATATTTTGCCGGTGAACAATCATGGGATGACGTTATTCAGCATTCAAAAGATGCTTGGGCAAAAGCTCGCGAATAA
- a CDS encoding glycogen/starch/alpha-glucan phosphorylase, whose translation MNKQEFSQQFISRLKSQTGKPLEETTANERYYVLAELTKELITDNWIASELEHRNQKRVYYFSMEFLMGRLLTNNLQNMGYYHMVQEAMTEIGIDINTLENAEDDMGLGNGGLGRLAACFLDSAASLGYPVQGNTIRYQYGFFDQKIVEGQQIELAQQWLRRGTHEWEVCREDEAVVVNYGSGASLQAVLAVPYDLPIIGYNGKTINTLRMWSAQPVTEALVSSAEYSDYEHETRMITQFLYPDDSTPEGQRLRLRQQYFFSSAGAQALVRNHVSKGRELETFADYHTIQINDTHPTLVIPELVRIFVDEHGMGFEAAWKLVQQTVAYTNHTLLAEALEEWDEIYIQELFPRVYDIIVAIEKWFMASLVSKGYTESQLAAVKIIANGKVRMAYLAVVGSFSINGVAALHTDLLKNDALKQLFAIYPDRFNNKTNGVTQRRWLLYSNPELAKLITEKIGDAWTTDMENELLRLLAFIDDESFLDRLLEIKQGNKERLADYIEDQLGVAIDSSSIFDIQIKRLHAYKRQLMNVFHIIYLYQRLKTEADFTIVPRTFIFGAKAAASYVFAKEVIQLINVVADIVNNDPDVNKYLRVVFIPNYNVSKAELLFPAADVSEQISTAGKEASGTGNMKFMMNGAITLGTLDGANVEIHERVGDDNSFIFGLQADEVSELSNKHQDNLAIVAENKQYQKIMDFLKNPQDLGSSFVLAPDTFAKIVSDLIDGNDEYFVFSDLAAYIKAQEEIAEAYSNRHVWAKMMLVNIAYSGYFSSDRTIHQYAKDIWRLG comes from the coding sequence ATGAATAAGCAAGAATTTAGCCAACAATTTATCAGCAGGTTGAAGAGTCAAACCGGGAAACCGCTTGAGGAAACGACAGCTAATGAGAGATATTATGTGCTAGCAGAATTAACTAAAGAACTGATTACTGATAATTGGATTGCCAGTGAATTGGAACATCGCAACCAGAAGCGGGTATATTATTTTTCAATGGAATTTTTGATGGGTCGGTTGTTGACTAATAATTTGCAAAACATGGGTTATTACCATATGGTGCAGGAAGCAATGACCGAGATTGGTATTGATATTAATACCTTAGAAAATGCTGAAGATGATATGGGACTTGGTAATGGCGGCCTTGGTCGTTTAGCGGCATGTTTCCTTGATTCAGCAGCTTCACTTGGCTATCCGGTGCAGGGTAATACAATTCGTTACCAATATGGGTTCTTTGATCAAAAGATTGTTGAAGGACAGCAAATTGAGTTGGCACAGCAGTGGCTACGGCGCGGGACCCATGAATGGGAAGTTTGCCGCGAGGATGAAGCTGTGGTTGTTAATTATGGTTCAGGTGCTAGCTTGCAGGCGGTTTTAGCCGTGCCATATGATCTGCCGATCATTGGGTACAATGGCAAAACCATCAACACATTAAGAATGTGGAGTGCGCAGCCGGTGACCGAGGCGTTGGTTTCCAGTGCTGAGTATTCTGATTATGAACATGAAACCAGAATGATTACCCAATTTTTGTATCCGGATGATTCGACGCCTGAGGGGCAGCGGCTGCGTTTGCGGCAACAGTACTTTTTTAGTAGCGCTGGTGCGCAGGCATTGGTTCGCAATCATGTGTCGAAGGGTAGGGAGTTAGAAACGTTTGCTGACTACCATACGATTCAGATTAATGATACACATCCGACCTTAGTTATTCCGGAATTGGTTCGTATTTTTGTTGATGAGCATGGTATGGGGTTTGAAGCAGCATGGAAACTGGTGCAGCAGACGGTTGCCTATACGAATCATACTTTGCTTGCTGAGGCTTTGGAGGAATGGGATGAAATCTATATTCAGGAGTTATTTCCGCGGGTTTATGATATCATCGTTGCTATTGAAAAATGGTTTATGGCGAGTTTAGTTTCCAAAGGATATACTGAATCTCAGTTAGCTGCCGTGAAAATTATTGCCAACGGCAAAGTACGCATGGCGTATTTGGCCGTTGTTGGGAGTTTCAGCATCAATGGTGTTGCTGCTCTGCATACAGATTTGCTTAAGAATGATGCTTTGAAGCAATTGTTTGCGATTTATCCGGATCGGTTTAATAATAAGACTAATGGTGTTACCCAGCGGCGTTGGTTGTTGTATAGCAATCCTGAGCTTGCCAAGTTGATTACCGAGAAGATTGGTGATGCTTGGACGACAGATATGGAAAATGAGCTTTTGCGTTTGCTGGCATTTATTGATGATGAGTCGTTCTTGGATCGTCTATTGGAGATTAAACAGGGAAATAAGGAGCGGCTTGCGGATTATATTGAGGATCAATTGGGTGTCGCTATTGATAGTAGTTCGATTTTCGATATTCAGATTAAGCGTCTTCATGCATATAAGCGGCAGTTAATGAATGTGTTTCATATTATTTATTTGTACCAACGTTTAAAGACAGAAGCAGATTTTACTATTGTTCCACGAACATTTATTTTTGGTGCTAAGGCAGCAGCTTCGTATGTGTTTGCTAAAGAAGTTATTCAACTTATCAATGTGGTTGCGGATATTGTTAATAATGATCCGGATGTAAATAAATATCTTAGAGTTGTTTTTATTCCTAACTATAATGTGTCGAAGGCAGAGCTGCTCTTTCCGGCAGCTGATGTTAGTGAGCAAATTTCAACAGCAGGAAAAGAGGCAAGTGGTACCGGTAATATGAAGTTTATGATGAATGGTGCAATTACATTAGGAACTTTAGATGGTGCAAATGTTGAAATTCATGAGCGGGTTGGCGATGATAATAGTTTCATATTTGGGTTACAAGCTGATGAGGTTAGCGAACTTAGCAATAAGCATCAAGATAATTTGGCAATAGTTGCTGAAAATAAACAGTATCAAAAGATTATGGACTTTTTGAAGAATCCGCAAGATCTGGGGAGCAGCTTTGTGTTAGCACCGGATACATTTGCAAAAATTGTCAGCGATTTAATTGATGGCAATGATGAATACTTTGTTTTTAGTGATTTGGCAGCTTATATTAAGGCACAGGAAGAAATTGCTGAAGCATATTCGAACCGTCATGTATGGGCTAAGATGATGCTGGTTAATATTGCTTATAGCGGTTATTTCAGTAGCGATAGAACTATCCATCAGTACGCAAAGGATATTTGGCGGCTGGGATAA
- a CDS encoding glycoside hydrolase family 13 protein, with protein sequence MTEKWWQKAIVYQVYPRSFYDSNNDGIGDIQGIIEKLDYIADLGVNMIWMNPIFMSPNDDNGYDISDFYAISPEFGTMEDVELLINEAHKRDIRVMFDLVMNHTSDEHPWFIESRSSKDNPHRDFYIWADGRKNENGTGTVEPTNWEGFFGGSVWEKDEQTDQYYMHLFSKKMPDLNWENKAVREAIYDIARFWADKGIDGFRVDAIIHIGKDLTLPQGENDGSRAYVLADKYYANLPIVHDYVHEFHKEVLGPLQIMTVGEGSTAGIDEAKKYTAPEREEFDMLITFEHLSLDYDYSVTHVPPKWTHKKLDLLEFKSAMRRWQDGLYGHGWNTLYWNNHDMPRVVSRFGSNGVYREESAKMLATLMYLQWGTPYILQGEELGMTNAEYEDLSDYRDVEVFTLYNEAVVKGGHSHDEVMAMIHNRCRDNARTPMQWSAEKYAGFSQHEPWMKVSQNYLKINVALQQDDPYSVLNYYKKLLRLRQSKDVFIYGTFRFVLEDDANIYAYIREYNGEKVLVVCNFSGAERAIQLEVPKGELLLANYPDKNDDELTVLRPYEARVYQL encoded by the coding sequence ATGACAGAAAAATGGTGGCAAAAGGCAATTGTCTATCAAGTGTATCCAAGAAGTTTTTATGATAGCAATAATGATGGTATCGGAGATATTCAAGGGATTATTGAAAAGCTGGATTATATTGCCGATTTAGGAGTGAATATGATTTGGATGAATCCAATTTTTATGTCACCAAATGATGATAATGGTTATGATATTAGTGATTTTTATGCTATAAGTCCAGAGTTTGGGACAATGGAAGATGTTGAATTGCTCATTAATGAAGCTCACAAACGGGATATTCGGGTGATGTTTGATTTGGTGATGAACCATACCAGTGATGAGCATCCTTGGTTCATTGAATCGAGAAGTTCTAAAGACAACCCGCATCGTGACTTTTATATTTGGGCTGACGGTCGCAAGAATGAGAACGGAACAGGCACAGTGGAGCCAACGAACTGGGAAGGTTTTTTTGGTGGTTCGGTTTGGGAAAAAGATGAGCAAACTGATCAATATTATATGCATTTGTTCAGTAAAAAGATGCCCGATTTAAACTGGGAGAATAAAGCGGTCCGCGAAGCGATTTATGATATTGCTCGTTTTTGGGCCGATAAGGGTATTGATGGTTTCCGCGTTGATGCGATTATTCATATTGGTAAAGACTTAACTTTGCCACAAGGTGAAAATGATGGCAGTCGTGCCTATGTTTTGGCTGATAAATATTACGCAAATCTACCAATTGTTCATGATTATGTGCATGAATTTCATAAGGAAGTTTTAGGGCCATTACAAATTATGACTGTGGGTGAAGGTTCTACTGCCGGGATTGATGAGGCAAAGAAATATACAGCCCCGGAACGTGAAGAATTTGATATGTTGATTACTTTTGAACATTTGAGTTTAGATTATGATTATTCAGTAACTCATGTTCCGCCAAAGTGGACGCATAAAAAATTAGATTTGTTGGAATTTAAATCAGCAATGCGCCGTTGGCAAGATGGTTTATATGGCCACGGTTGGAATACTTTATATTGGAATAACCATGATATGCCAAGGGTGGTATCACGTTTTGGCAGCAATGGTGTTTACCGTGAGGAAAGCGCGAAAATGCTGGCAACCTTAATGTATTTGCAATGGGGAACGCCTTATATATTGCAGGGTGAAGAATTAGGGATGACTAATGCTGAGTATGAGGATTTGTCAGACTACCGTGATGTTGAAGTTTTTACGCTTTATAATGAGGCGGTTGTTAAGGGTGGTCATAGTCATGACGAAGTCATGGCTATGATTCATAATCGTTGTCGTGATAACGCACGTACGCCAATGCAGTGGAGTGCGGAGAAGTATGCCGGATTCTCACAACATGAGCCGTGGATGAAAGTGTCGCAAAATTATTTGAAGATTAATGTTGCGTTGCAACAAGATGACCCGTATTCGGTTTTAAATTACTATAAAAAGCTTTTGCGTTTGCGTCAAAGTAAAGATGTATTTATTTATGGAACTTTCCGGTTTGTTCTTGAAGATGATGCTAATATTTATGCTTATATTCGTGAATATAACGGTGAAAAAGTGCTAGTTGTTTGTAACTTTTCCGGAGCTGAACGCGCAATTCAGCTTGAGGTTCCGAAAGGTGAATTGCTACTGGCAAATTATCCAGACAAAAATGATGATGAGTTAACTGTATTGCGTCCTTATGAGGCGCGTGTCTATCAATTATAG
- a CDS encoding LacI family DNA-binding transcriptional regulator — protein MTTLADVARQANVSKMTVSRVINHPEKVTKELHDLVTQAMEELNYRPNYAAKALANNRTQVIKYVVSEDMDTTDPYFMHLLTGISRGLSEHYFSLQVVHEGDWSVGRADGFIFTGLKNEDYLELETLESPLVVFGENDFGYDFIDVDNITGIKHAVEHVYELGFRNILYFGIDRNEQFAHERERGYDEMMQKYQLTPKKFVMENRSTSACKVANELFEDQKLPAAIVCASDRIALGVLRAAHDSQLRVPDVIAVTGFDGVFLDQIAHPKLTTIRQPLVKMGTRLAEIIIQKIENNTPAETINEFFEPELIVRESTRRKK, from the coding sequence TTGACTACTTTGGCTGATGTTGCCCGTCAGGCGAATGTTTCTAAGATGACGGTATCCCGAGTTATTAATCATCCTGAAAAAGTGACTAAGGAACTACATGATTTAGTTACTCAGGCGATGGAAGAGTTAAATTATCGGCCTAATTATGCGGCGAAGGCTCTAGCTAATAACCGAACGCAGGTTATTAAGTATGTGGTTTCGGAAGATATGGATACGACTGATCCTTATTTTATGCACTTACTTACCGGTATTAGCCGTGGATTGAGCGAGCATTATTTTTCGTTACAGGTGGTGCATGAGGGTGATTGGAGTGTCGGTCGTGCTGATGGTTTTATTTTTACCGGATTGAAGAATGAAGATTATTTGGAGCTTGAAACATTGGAATCGCCATTGGTGGTTTTTGGTGAAAATGATTTTGGCTATGACTTTATTGATGTTGATAATATCACTGGAATTAAACATGCTGTTGAACATGTATATGAGCTCGGTTTCAGGAATATTTTATATTTTGGCATTGATCGTAATGAGCAGTTTGCCCATGAACGTGAGCGTGGATATGATGAGATGATGCAAAAATATCAATTGACGCCTAAAAAGTTTGTTATGGAGAACCGCTCAACTTCGGCATGCAAAGTTGCTAATGAGTTGTTTGAAGATCAGAAGTTGCCGGCGGCAATTGTATGTGCCAGTGATCGTATTGCCTTGGGTGTGTTGCGTGCCGCTCATGATTCGCAGTTACGGGTCCCGGATGTTATTGCGGTAACCGGCTTTGATGGTGTGTTTCTTGATCAGATTGCTCATCCAAAACTTACGACTATTCGCCAGCCGTTAGTGAAGATGGGTACCCGATTGGCAGAAATTATTATTCAAAAGATTGAGAACAATACTCCGGCTGAGACTATTAATGAGTTTTTTGAGCCGGAATTGATTGTCCGTGAATCAACCAGAAGAAAGAAATAA
- a CDS encoding TIGR02328 family protein, with product MRLWHEDLIPYLPRQQLLGQHRECCALRGNGWGKPHATVNYVFEHPAYMLYQYHVVVMDEMTKRGFKHDPLWDLPLYRGKSANPYEFLDTVDLKHPIYAEHDQFYLDECVDNLRQKGIIIDYSGD from the coding sequence ATGCGCTTATGGCATGAAGATTTAATTCCTTATTTACCAAGGCAACAGTTATTGGGGCAGCACCGTGAGTGCTGTGCTTTGCGCGGCAATGGCTGGGGCAAGCCGCACGCGACGGTGAATTATGTGTTTGAGCACCCGGCTTATATGTTGTATCAATATCATGTGGTGGTTATGGACGAGATGACGAAGCGGGGCTTTAAGCACGATCCGCTTTGGGATTTGCCGCTTTATCGCGGAAAGTCGGCAAATCCTTATGAGTTTTTGGACACGGTTGATTTAAAGCATCCGATTTATGCTGAACATGATCAGTTTTATCTTGATGAATGTGTTGATAATTTGCGACAGAAAGGTATTATTATCGACTATTCAGGTGATTGA
- a CDS encoding ABC transporter ATP-binding protein produces MEAITVNDISKVFKDGSVEKEILKPTAFKVEQGEFVAIIGPSGSGKSTLLTIIGGLQKPTKGNVMINGNDFSAKSEKKRAKVRFKEIGFILQSSNLVPFLSVINQLELVDKVEKRKSDKERQKQLLTDLGIWDLRNKYPEALSGGEKQRVAIARALYNDPAVILADEPTASLDTDRAFEVVKILADESKAKNKACIMVTHDIRMIEHCDRVFEMRDGTLTERK; encoded by the coding sequence ATGGAAGCAATTACAGTGAATGATATTAGTAAAGTTTTTAAAGATGGTTCGGTTGAGAAAGAGATTTTGAAACCAACGGCGTTCAAGGTTGAGCAAGGTGAGTTTGTCGCGATTATCGGACCAAGTGGTTCGGGAAAAAGTACCTTGCTGACGATTATTGGTGGCTTGCAGAAGCCGACCAAGGGCAATGTTATGATTAATGGTAATGATTTTAGTGCTAAGAGTGAGAAGAAGCGTGCGAAAGTACGGTTTAAGGAGATTGGTTTTATTCTCCAGTCTTCTAATTTGGTGCCGTTTTTATCGGTTATTAATCAGCTTGAGTTGGTTGATAAAGTTGAGAAGCGAAAATCAGATAAGGAGCGGCAAAAGCAGTTGCTGACGGATTTAGGTATTTGGGACCTTAGGAACAAATACCCTGAGGCTTTGTCCGGTGGTGAGAAACAGCGAGTTGCTATTGCACGGGCACTTTATAATGATCCGGCAGTTATTTTAGCAGATGAGCCTACGGCAAGTTTAGACACTGATCGAGCTTTCGAGGTTGTTAAGATTTTGGCTGATGAGAGCAAGGCAAAGAATAAGGCATGTATTATGGTAACTCACGATATTCGCATGATTGAGCATTGTGATCGAGTTTTTGAAATGAGAGATGGAACGTTGACAGAGAGAAAATAG